A single genomic interval of Oleidesulfovibrio alaskensis DSM 16109 harbors:
- a CDS encoding TraR/DksA family transcriptional regulator produces the protein MPDMFDQASDLETREREAAISMARSRLSGGPGPEWIDGRPHCRECGEEIPAARINALPNCSLCRDCQQEMENN, from the coding sequence ATGCCCGATATGTTCGATCAGGCCAGCGATCTGGAAACGCGGGAGCGTGAAGCCGCCATTTCCATGGCCCGCAGCAGACTGTCCGGCGGTCCCGGTCCGGAATGGATCGACGGCCGTCCTCACTGCCGCGAGTGCGGAGAAGAAATTCCTGCCGCACGTATCAATGCCCTGCCCAACTGCAGCCTGTGCCGCGATTGTCAGCAGGAAATGGAAAATAACTGA
- a CDS encoding D-lyxose/D-mannose family sugar isomerase has translation MKRSEINALIKDTKIFFDALGFRLPRWAGWKPAEWKGKGGLEVVQNMLGWDITDYGAGDFEKKGLILFTIRNGNHAAGHPKRYAEKIMVVREGQVCPMHFHWSKTEDIINRGGGNLVIELYNSDKDEQLADTPVTVLIDGIPQTVPAGGTVILEPGESIFLPQGMYHRFYGQQGRGKVLVGEVSSVNDDNTDNRFLHSMPRFPQIEEDEEPVHLLVTDYPAWV, from the coding sequence ATGAAACGCAGTGAAATCAACGCTCTGATAAAAGATACCAAAATATTCTTTGACGCTCTGGGGTTCCGCCTGCCCCGCTGGGCCGGATGGAAGCCCGCGGAATGGAAAGGCAAAGGCGGGCTGGAAGTGGTGCAGAACATGCTGGGCTGGGACATAACCGACTATGGTGCCGGCGACTTTGAAAAAAAAGGACTGATTCTTTTCACCATCCGCAACGGTAACCATGCAGCGGGACATCCCAAGCGCTATGCCGAAAAAATCATGGTGGTCCGCGAAGGACAAGTCTGCCCCATGCATTTTCACTGGTCCAAGACAGAAGATATCATCAACCGCGGCGGAGGCAATCTGGTTATCGAACTGTACAACTCCGACAAGGACGAACAGCTTGCCGATACCCCGGTCACTGTACTCATCGACGGCATTCCGCAGACTGTTCCGGCAGGGGGCACTGTCATCCTTGAACCGGGTGAATCAATCTTTCTGCCGCAGGGCATGTACCACCGGTTTTACGGTCAGCAGGGGCGCGGCAAAGTGCTGGTGGGTGAAGTGAGTTCGGTCAACGATGACAACACCGATAACCGTTTTCTGCACAGCATGCCGCGTTTTCCGCAGATAGAAGAAGATGAGGAGCCTGTGCACCTGCTGGTAACCGACTATCCCGCATGGGTGTAG
- a CDS encoding YitT family protein — MDFGTQRGTMLSKRSHHVRPGILTRLMRNRDFFYSVVWNLLLITAGSCIFAVSLKSLATPQQFVPGGVFGFASLIYYKTGWLDTGTLNLLLNIPIFLFGYFKISKRFVLYSLYATVLTSVLFSLTNFTIPIHNQLYAAVAAGALSGFGAGIVLRSVGSNGGMDIVSIHLMQKYNIGVGKTSFAYNLVLYLITATYMNPDVVVASIIMVFITSATVEYTLSLFNQRKVVFIISQDAEAISNRIMKELHRGATILKGYGAYTRTERNVLMSVINNIQLKKLEEIVFTTDPNALFIVENTFSVIGTGFGQRKRY; from the coding sequence ATGGATTTTGGCACACAGCGGGGAACAATGCTCAGCAAACGTTCGCACCATGTGCGACCAGGCATCCTGACAAGGCTTATGCGTAACAGAGATTTTTTCTATTCGGTTGTATGGAACCTGCTGCTCATCACAGCAGGTTCCTGTATTTTTGCGGTTTCTCTCAAAAGTCTGGCCACGCCTCAGCAATTTGTACCGGGCGGGGTTTTCGGCTTTGCTTCGCTTATCTATTACAAAACGGGATGGCTGGACACAGGTACGCTCAACCTGCTTCTGAATATTCCCATTTTTCTTTTCGGGTATTTCAAAATCAGCAAGCGTTTTGTGCTGTACAGCCTGTACGCAACAGTACTCACATCGGTACTGTTTTCGCTGACAAACTTCACCATTCCCATTCATAACCAGCTGTATGCAGCCGTGGCCGCGGGTGCGCTCAGCGGTTTCGGTGCCGGCATAGTGCTGCGCTCGGTGGGGTCCAACGGCGGCATGGACATCGTATCCATCCACCTGATGCAGAAGTATAATATCGGCGTGGGCAAGACGTCGTTTGCCTACAACCTTGTGCTGTACCTCATCACGGCCACGTATATGAATCCCGATGTGGTGGTGGCATCCATCATCATGGTTTTCATCACATCGGCCACGGTGGAATACACGCTGTCGCTTTTCAACCAGCGCAAGGTTGTCTTCATCATTTCGCAGGACGCTGAAGCCATCTCCAACCGCATAATGAAAGAACTGCACCGCGGGGCAACCATACTCAAAGGGTACGGCGCCTACACCCGCACAGAACGCAATGTTCTGATGAGCGTGATAAACAACATCCAGCTGAAAAAACTTGAAGAAATAGTTTTCACAACCGACCCGAACGCGTTGTTCATCGTGGAAAACACGTTTTCGGTAATCGGAACCGGATTCGGCCAGCGCAAACGCTACTAG